The following proteins are encoded in a genomic region of Astatotilapia calliptera chromosome 22, fAstCal1.2, whole genome shotgun sequence:
- the sgo1 gene encoding shugoshin 1 isoform X2, with amino-acid sequence MVRERTQKKSFQQSLEDIKEKMKEKRNKRLASATAPSGGRSRMMNKTSGSTSTHTILMGVQVNNKALAVALQAEKEKVRQANAVILQLKREQQALFLHLLLLKRKLKEQEALQANASETKPSTDAKHNMHSVRRKRTSQNLDHIICESSPVCADPQLSNKNGDPQCEKQVTLPSTVGVRRQRTDKNRRRSERLQEQRILGEEGPVPGFGSWIPSPIRSDSENLSQMQKLEEQEMADPGFAEELQHSTPEPVPPKKSRQQVARKQTQQQQLSSKPEQVSRKPERGRKPERAPLKKPWENTKPRTRSKSRDRSATRAKTAPPAQGNKLNTSLGFNDTFDFDCEETVHITPFRAKAEDNQRITPLSEEAQETGQAQAETSPVISKHSESSSSSPSSESEDSLYVPHKTRQRPASPNKTKGITTRRGRLSSAVRKTENIPPKPEITVFRDEEASPKTTGSEEAAGRLDQSPDFSYSNSPDPVKIEHDNYQEARGEGMENDCLLPVSPLIEAEMMRIDNVLSNFGDSSGEAPPLLPHQTPKRLKSCKKPYRKFSCGGSSDSRCSTPVPIRKRRCTMAVNYKEPSLHAKLRRGDKFTDVQFLRSPIFKQKPGRRSVQNPRNSRSVHQPFEKYNESFVGCR; translated from the exons ATGGTGAGAGAACGGACCCAGAAGAAGTCCTTCCAGCAAAGTCTGGAGGACATCAAGGAGAAAATGAAGGAGAAGAGGAACAAACGTCTGGCCAGTGCCACAGCCCCCAGCGGGGGCCGGTCAAGGATGATGAACAAAACAAGTG gaAGTACCTCCACGCACACCATCCTGATGGGTGTGCAGGTGAACAACAAGGCGCTGGCTGTGGCCTTGCAAGCTGAAAAGGAGAAAGTGAGGCAGGCTAATGCAGTGATCCTGCAGCTGAAAAGAGAGCAGCAGGCACTCTTCCTTCACCTGCTTCTGCTCAAGAGAAAGCTGAAAGAACAGGAGGCTCTGCAGGCGAATGCTTCAGAG ACTAAACCTTCTACTGATGCCAAGCACAACATGCATTCAGTTAG AAGAAAGCGGACCAGCCAGAACCTggaccacatcatctgtgaatCTTCACCAGTTTGTGCAG ACCCTCAGCTCTCTAACAAGAATGGGGATCCTCAGTGTGAAAAACAGGTGACCTTGCCATCTACAGTAGGAGTGCGGCGTCAGCGTACAGATAAAAACAGGAGGAGGTCTGAACGTTTGCAAGAACAGAGGATTCtgggtgaggaaggtccagttCCTGGCTTTGGGTCTTGGATCCCAAGTCCTATTCGCAGTGACAGTGAAAATCTCAGTCAAATGCAAAAATTAGAAGAACAAGAGATGGCAGATCCAGGTTTCGCTGAGGAGTTACAGCACTCTACTCCTGAACCAGTGCCACCCAAAAAAAGCAGACAACAGGTCGCCAGGAAGCAGacacagcaacagcagctgtCCTCCAAACCAGAACAGGTTTCAAGAAAACCCGAGAGAGGGCGCAAACCAGAGCGTGCCCCATTAAAGAAACCATGGGAGAATACCAAACCCAGAACCAGGTCAAAGAGTCGGGACCGATCAGCCACACGGGCCAAAACGGCACCTCCAGCACAGGGCAATAAACTCAACACTTCACTGGGATTTAATGACACATTTGACTTTGACTGTGAAGAGACCGTCCACATCACGCCATTCAGGGCCAAGGCTGAGGATAATCAGCGAATTACACCCTTGAGTGAGGAGGCTCAAGAAACAGGACAGGCCCAGGCTGAAACTTCACCTGTGATTTCCAAGCACAGTGAATCCAGCTCTTCATCTCCATCTTCTGAATCAGAAGACAGCCTTTATGTTCCTCACAAGACCAGACAGAGACCAGCTTCCCCTAACAAGACCAAGGGCATCACCACTCGAAGAGGCCGGCTCTCCAGCGCAGTCAGAAAGACGGAAAACATCCCTCCGAAACCAGAGATCACTG tctTCAGAGATGAAGAGGCAAGTCCCAAGACTACAGGCTCTGAAGAGGCAGCAGGTCGCCTCGATCAGTCACCTGATTTTAGCTATTCTAACAGCCCTGACCCTGTAAAGATAGAACATGATAATTATCAAG AGGCTCGTGGAGAAGGAATGGAGAATGATTGTTTGCTTCCTGTCAGCCCTCTGATTGAAGCTGAGATGATGAGAATAGACAATGTCCTGTCCAATTTTGGAGATTCCTCCGGTGAAGCTCCACCACTTTTACCCCACCAAACTCCAAAGAGGCTCAAATCATGCAAGAAAC CCTATCGTAAATTTTCCTGTGGAGGCTCATCTGATTCTCGATGCTCCACCCCCGTTCCTATCCGCAAGCGGCGCTGCACCATGGCGGTCAACTACAAGGAGCCCTCGTTGCACGC GAAACTTCGGCGGGGAGATAAGTTCACAGATGTGCAGTTCCTCCGCTCTCCAATTTTCAAGCAGAAGCCTGGCAGGAGGTCTGTGCAGAATCCAAGGAATTCAAGGAGCGTGCATCAGCCGTTTGAAAAGTACAATGAGTCTTTTGTTGGGTGTCGCTGA
- the sgo1 gene encoding shugoshin 1 isoform X1, with the protein MVRERTQKKSFQQSLEDIKEKMKEKRNKRLASATAPSGGRSRMMNKTSGSTSTHTILMGVQVNNKALAVALQAEKEKVRQANAVILQLKREQQALFLHLLLLKRKLKEQEALQANASETKPSTDAKHNMHSVRRKRTSQNLDHIICESSPVCADPQLSNKNGDPQCEKQVTLPSTVGVRRQRTDKNRRRSERLQEQRILGEEGPVPGFGSWIPSPIRSDSENLSQMQKLEEQEMADPGFAEELQHSTPEPVPPKKSRQQVARKQTQQQQLSSKPEQVSRKPERGRKPERAPLKKPWENTKPRTRSKSRDRSATRAKTAPPAQGNKLNTSLGFNDTFDFDCEETVHITPFRAKAEDNQRITPLSEEAQETGQAQAETSPVISKHSESSSSSPSSESEDSLYVPHKTRQRPASPNKTKGITTRRGRLSSAVRKTENIPPKPEITVFRDEEASPKTTGSEEAAGRLDQSPDFSYSNSPDPVKIEHDNYQEARGEGMENDCLLPVSPLIEAEMMRIDNVLSNFGDSSGEAPPLLPHQTPKRLKSCKKRGLGVRPAGRGLSLCDVTNLSPAAYRKFSCGGSSDSRCSTPVPIRKRRCTMAVNYKEPSLHAKLRRGDKFTDVQFLRSPIFKQKPGRRSVQNPRNSRSVHQPFEKYNESFVGCR; encoded by the exons ATGGTGAGAGAACGGACCCAGAAGAAGTCCTTCCAGCAAAGTCTGGAGGACATCAAGGAGAAAATGAAGGAGAAGAGGAACAAACGTCTGGCCAGTGCCACAGCCCCCAGCGGGGGCCGGTCAAGGATGATGAACAAAACAAGTG gaAGTACCTCCACGCACACCATCCTGATGGGTGTGCAGGTGAACAACAAGGCGCTGGCTGTGGCCTTGCAAGCTGAAAAGGAGAAAGTGAGGCAGGCTAATGCAGTGATCCTGCAGCTGAAAAGAGAGCAGCAGGCACTCTTCCTTCACCTGCTTCTGCTCAAGAGAAAGCTGAAAGAACAGGAGGCTCTGCAGGCGAATGCTTCAGAG ACTAAACCTTCTACTGATGCCAAGCACAACATGCATTCAGTTAG AAGAAAGCGGACCAGCCAGAACCTggaccacatcatctgtgaatCTTCACCAGTTTGTGCAG ACCCTCAGCTCTCTAACAAGAATGGGGATCCTCAGTGTGAAAAACAGGTGACCTTGCCATCTACAGTAGGAGTGCGGCGTCAGCGTACAGATAAAAACAGGAGGAGGTCTGAACGTTTGCAAGAACAGAGGATTCtgggtgaggaaggtccagttCCTGGCTTTGGGTCTTGGATCCCAAGTCCTATTCGCAGTGACAGTGAAAATCTCAGTCAAATGCAAAAATTAGAAGAACAAGAGATGGCAGATCCAGGTTTCGCTGAGGAGTTACAGCACTCTACTCCTGAACCAGTGCCACCCAAAAAAAGCAGACAACAGGTCGCCAGGAAGCAGacacagcaacagcagctgtCCTCCAAACCAGAACAGGTTTCAAGAAAACCCGAGAGAGGGCGCAAACCAGAGCGTGCCCCATTAAAGAAACCATGGGAGAATACCAAACCCAGAACCAGGTCAAAGAGTCGGGACCGATCAGCCACACGGGCCAAAACGGCACCTCCAGCACAGGGCAATAAACTCAACACTTCACTGGGATTTAATGACACATTTGACTTTGACTGTGAAGAGACCGTCCACATCACGCCATTCAGGGCCAAGGCTGAGGATAATCAGCGAATTACACCCTTGAGTGAGGAGGCTCAAGAAACAGGACAGGCCCAGGCTGAAACTTCACCTGTGATTTCCAAGCACAGTGAATCCAGCTCTTCATCTCCATCTTCTGAATCAGAAGACAGCCTTTATGTTCCTCACAAGACCAGACAGAGACCAGCTTCCCCTAACAAGACCAAGGGCATCACCACTCGAAGAGGCCGGCTCTCCAGCGCAGTCAGAAAGACGGAAAACATCCCTCCGAAACCAGAGATCACTG tctTCAGAGATGAAGAGGCAAGTCCCAAGACTACAGGCTCTGAAGAGGCAGCAGGTCGCCTCGATCAGTCACCTGATTTTAGCTATTCTAACAGCCCTGACCCTGTAAAGATAGAACATGATAATTATCAAG AGGCTCGTGGAGAAGGAATGGAGAATGATTGTTTGCTTCCTGTCAGCCCTCTGATTGAAGCTGAGATGATGAGAATAGACAATGTCCTGTCCAATTTTGGAGATTCCTCCGGTGAAGCTCCACCACTTTTACCCCACCAAACTCCAAAGAGGCTCAAATCATGCAAGAAAC GTGGGCTTGGTGTAAGGCCAGCAGGGCGGGGCTTGAGTCTGTGTGATGTGACCAATCTGTCCCCTGCAGCCTATCGTAAATTTTCCTGTGGAGGCTCATCTGATTCTCGATGCTCCACCCCCGTTCCTATCCGCAAGCGGCGCTGCACCATGGCGGTCAACTACAAGGAGCCCTCGTTGCACGC GAAACTTCGGCGGGGAGATAAGTTCACAGATGTGCAGTTCCTCCGCTCTCCAATTTTCAAGCAGAAGCCTGGCAGGAGGTCTGTGCAGAATCCAAGGAATTCAAGGAGCGTGCATCAGCCGTTTGAAAAGTACAATGAGTCTTTTGTTGGGTGTCGCTGA
- the LOC113015258 gene encoding ras-related protein Rab-25-like: MGSDDSYNFVFKVVLIGESGVGKSNLLSRFTKNEFAHDSRTTIGVEFSTRTVQIDNLTIKAQIWDTAGLERYRAITSAYYRGAVGALLVYDISKHLTYESAERWLKELYDHADPHIVVMLVGNKSDLDTLRTVPTDEARDFAEKKGLMFMETSALGSTNVEAAFSEVLTAIHKKVASREVTRGSISAVTLSSPLGPSSEAQEERKGCCRS, translated from the exons ATGGGGTCTGATGATTCGTACAATTTTGTCTTTAAAG tgGTTTTGATCGGAGAGTCTGGCGTAGGAAAGAGCAACCTTCTGTCTCGCTTCACCAAGAATGAGTTCGCCCATGACAGCCGTACCACCATCGGTGTCGAGTTCAGCACACGGACCGTGCAGATTGATAACCTCACCATCAAAGCTCAAATCTGGGACACGGCTGGCCTGGAGCGCTACAGAGCTATCACCTCAGC GTATTACAGGGGAGCAGTTGGAGCGCTGCTGGTCTATGACATTAGCAAGCACTTGACCTATGAGAGCGCAGAGAGATGGCTGAAGGAGCTGTACGACCACGCAGACCCTCATATTGTGGTCATGCTGGTGGGAAACAAAAGCGATCTGGACACTCTCAGGACTGTACCCACAGATGAGGCCAGAGACTTTGCAG AAAAGAAAGGTCTGATGTTCATGGAGACATCAGCGTTGGGCTCCACCAATGTTGAAGCAGCTTTCAGTGAAGTTCTCACAG CGATCCATAAGAAGGTGGCCAGCAGAGAGGTGACCCGTGGCTCCATCAGTGCTGTGACCCTCTCCAGCCCCCTTGGGCCAAGCAGCGAGGCACAGGAGGAGCGCAAAGGCTGCTGCAGGAGCTAA
- the ubqln4 gene encoding ubiquilin-4, with protein sequence MADQGAADPGNNNNNKPEASEGTIIKVTVKTPKDKEEIAIAEDASVTQFKEEISRRFKAKQDQLVLIFAGKILKDGDSLSQHGIKDGLTVHLVIKTAHKAADGGSTSASSSTSTQAGSTSTSNPGTNPSTTTGSTGSAPPPTQTPNILTGFGDLGGLAGLGMGSANFMELQQQMQRQLMSNPEMLSQIMENPLVQNMMSNPDLMRQMIMANPQMQQLMERNPEISHMLNNPELMRQTMELARNPAMMQEMMRNQDRALSNLESIPGGYNALRRMYTDIQEPMFSAAREQFGSNPFSALGGSSESGAQPSRTENREPLPNPWGPPTSSNPSESGGGSTGSSSTTAGTTPSVSNPLGINPGSLGNGMFNSPGMQSLLQQISENPQLMQNMLSAPYMRSMMQSLAQNPELASQVLMNNPLFAGNQQLQEQFRAQLPIFLQQMQNPEALSVMTNPRAMQALMQIQQGLQTLQTEAPGLMPSLMPGGIPGIPTGGAMPTENPASSPSSAGTNIAQQQLMHQMLQMFAGGGGGGGSATTQTPEVRFQSQLDQLNAMGFINREANLQALIATGGDINAAIERLLGSQPS encoded by the exons ATGGCTGACCAAGGCGCCGCAGATCCTggtaataacaacaataataaaccTGAAGCCTCCGAGGGAACTATTATAAAGGTCACAGTGAAAACTCctaaagacaaagaagaaatcGCCATCGCAGAAGATGCCTCTGTTACTCAG tTTAAAGAAGAGATCTCGAGGCGATTCAAAGCCAAACAGGACCAGCTGGTTCTGATTTTTGCAGGGAAAATCTTAAAAGATGGCGACAGCCTCAGCCAACATGGCATCAAAGATGGCCTGACAGTGCACTTGGTCATAAAAACAGCACACAA GGCGGCAGATGGTGGTAGCACATCAGCCTCTAGCTCAACATCCACCCAAGCAGGCAGTACCTCCACTTCAAATCCAGGCACCAACCCCTCAACCACAACAGGTTCTACTGGCTCAGCCCCACCACCCACACAGACGCCCAACATACTGA CTGGCTTCGGTGACCTGGGTGGTCTAGCTGGACTGGGCATGGGCTCGGCTAACTTCatggagctgcagcagcagatgcaGAGGCAGCTTATGTCCAATCCAGAGATGCTTTCTCAAATTATGGAGAACCCGCTGGTGCAGAACATGATGTCAAACCCAGACTTGATGAGACAGATGATTATGGCTAATCCTCAGATGCAACAGTTGATGGAACGCAACCCTGAGATCTCCCACATGCTCAACAACCCTGAGCTTATGAGACAG ACCATGGAGCTGGCCAGGAACCCAGCGATGATGCAAGAAATGATGCGCAACCAGGACCGGGCTTTGAGCAACTTGGAGAGCATCCCAGGAGGATACAATGCTTTGCGGAGGATGTACACAGACATCCAGGAGCCCATGTTTAGCGCTGCCAGAGAACAG TTTGGTAGCAACCCATTCTCAGCTCTGGGAGGGAGCTCCGAGTCTGGTGCCCAGCCATCACGGACAGAGAACCGAGAGCCCCTACCAAATCCATGGGGGCCACCAACTTCTTCTAACCCTTCTGAAAGTGGAGGGGGCAGCACGGGGAGCAGTAGTACCACCGCAGGCACCACCCCAAGTGTGTCGAACCCTCTGGGCATCAATCCTGGCAGTCTGGGAAATG GCATGTTTAACAGCCCAGGCATGCAGAGTCTACTGCAGCAGATCTCTGAAAACCCTCAGCTGATGCAGAACATGCTGTCTGCTCCCTACATGCGCAGCATGATGCAGTCACTGGCTCAAAACCCAGAGTTGGCCTCCCAG GTTTTGATGAATAACCCCTTGTTTGCTGGAAACCAACAACTGCAGGAACAGTTCAGAGCTCAGCTGCCTATCTTTCTGCAGCAG ATGCAGAACCCAGAAGCTCTGTCAGTGATGACCAATCCACGGGCCATGCAAGCTCTGATGCAGATCCAGCAGGGCCTACAGACACTGCAGACAGAAGCACCAGGCCTCATGCCCAG TTTGATGCCAGGTGGAATTCCTGGAATACCCACAGGAGGGGCCATGCCCACAGAGAACCCTGCATCCTCACCCAGCAGTGCTGGAACAAACATTgcccagcagcagctgatgcaTCAGATGCTCCAGATGTttgctggaggaggaggtggaggcggAAGCGCAACG ACCCAGACCCCAGAGGTTCGGTTCCAGTCCCAGCTGGACCAGCTTAATGCTATGGGCTTCATCAACCGCGAGGCCAACCTGCAGGCGCTCATAGCTACTGGAGGAGACATCAATGCTGCAATCGAGAGACTTCTGGGCTCACAGCCCTCGTAA
- the LOC113015041 gene encoding zinc finger protein 385D-like, which yields MYFGNVCHSTLPPLARPTLGRTQPSPDPKALLPLHLLPGFTDMDHIHKALIGPGFGLTSHLIRKPSSCGVCRLRFNSEAQASSHYTGTKHAKKLLALDAPDSKIRTCEPVSKETAVLLSSCSRPSSSDTTSGEPSSLNPTSEMAPSTSGSTETVKAPSDPSLSPISRTTEKEAPKDGEAEAPGEETEEAKAIRLLYCSLCKVAVNSASQLQAHNSGTKHKTMLEARSGDGAIKSFPRMGVKGKMAAPSESSTGLQNKTFHCEICDVHVNSETQLKQHISSRRHKDRAAGKPAKPKFSPYTLTQRHQSFQAIRLTLQKNQDLTKPLASCVLQRQLSVAAAAAMASLPPFPLPPASNSNPALFHSQSLPQALLHPAPGPICTTHTSVLFSPY from the exons ATGTATTTTG GTAATGTGTGCCACAGCACTCTGCCGCCGCTGGCTCGTCCCACGCTGGGCAGGACCCAGCCCTCTCCTGACCCGAAagccctcctccccctccacctgctgcctgGATTCACTGAC ATGGATCATATACATAAAGCTCTGATTGGCCCAGGCTTCGGGCTAACGTCACACTTAATAAGAAAGCCCAGTTCCTGCGGCGTCTGTCGTCTTAGATTCAACTCTGAG GCTCAGGCGTCCTCCCATTATACCGGCACGAAGCATGCGAAAAAGCTGTTAGCTCTGGACGCCCCAGATTCAAAGATCAGGACCTGTGAACCGGTCTCCAAGGAAACTGCAGTCCTGTTGTCATCGTGCTCACGGCCCTCCAGCTCTGACACAACATCAGGAG AGCCTTCATCGCTGAACCCTACCTCAGAAATGGCACCATCAACCAGTGGCTCCACTGAAACTGTGAAAGCACCTTCTGACCCTTCCTTGTCACCCATTTCAAGGACAACAGAGAAAGAGGCACCAAAAGATGGAGAGGCAGAAGCTCCAGGAGAGGAGACCGAAGAAGCAAAAGCTATTCGTCTTTTGTACTGCTCTCTCTGCAAGGTGGCTGTCAACTCAGCCTCCCAGCTTCAGGCCCACAACAGTG GCACCAAGCACAAGACCATGCTCGAGGCCAGAAGTGGCGATGGAGCCATCAAATCCTTCCCCAGGATGGGGGTCAAAGGCAAGATGGCTGCACCATCTGAGTCATCGACAGGACTCCAGAATAAAACTTTCCACTGTGAGATCTGCGACGTGCACGTCAACTCTGAGACTCAGCTCAAACAG CACATCAGCAGCAGGAGACACAAGGATAGAGCGGCAGGTAAACCAGCCAAGCCTAAATTCAGCCCCTACACCCTCACCCAGCGTCACCAGAGTTTCCAGGCA ATAAGGCTGACTTTACAAAAGAACCAAGATCTGACCAAGCCTCTGGCGTCTTGTGTCCTCCAGCGTCAGCTCTCTGTTGCCGCCGCTGCTGCCATGGCATCTTTGCCCCCATTCCCTCTCCCACCTGCATCAAACTCGAACCCCGCCCTGTTTCACAGTCAATCCCTCCCCCAGGCCCTGCTTCATCCGGCACCCGGACCCATCTGCACAACGCACACATCTGTTCTGTTTTCCCCCTACTGA